ACCTTCAAATGCCATACTATCACTCCACTTCTAAGCCCTATTCTTTAACCGATAGTTTTATATATTCTATTATGCTGCTTATTTTTTCATTAAAATATTTCTTATCATATTCGTTTTTATCCAATAATTCATTTAGCATTTCATTTATTTTCTGCATGCTTTCCTTTTGCTCTAAGAATCGGTCTACCAATCCAAGTTTTTCCTCGTATTCATATAGGGTCTTCTCAGCCCTTTTCAGCGTGTCATAAACTCCCTGCCTGCTTATTCCCTGCTGTTCTGATATTTCACCCAGGGACAGGTCATTGCCGTAATACATATCAACAATCTCAATCTGCTTCTTTGTAAGCAGCTGACCGTAGAAGTCAAACAATAAAGCTATTTGCACAATCTTGTCATACATATTAATACCTCTGAAAGCAACAATGTAAAGGTCTTGACCTTTACATTGTTATTTTATATTAATGTTATGCATTTGTCAATATTATTATTCCTCAAACAGTGCATCTACAAAGTCAGAAGCAACAAATTCC
This portion of the Clostridia bacterium genome encodes:
- a CDS encoding putative DNA-binding protein produces the protein MYDKIVQIALLFDFYGQLLTKKQIEIVDMYYGNDLSLGEISEQQGISRQGVYDTLKRAEKTLYEYEEKLGLVDRFLEQKESMQKINEMLNELLDKNEYDKKYFNEKISSIIEYIKLSVKE